One Vigna unguiculata cultivar IT97K-499-35 chromosome 7, ASM411807v1, whole genome shotgun sequence genomic region harbors:
- the LOC114190721 gene encoding putative G3BP-like protein isoform X5 gives MSISFTGIGIKTVQCLESWSGGVLISVFGSAQHKGYSVRRKFTQLFFLAPQEKGFFVLNDIFHFVEEEPVHNLQPVFLAQRDSKLNAPSTMNKPVSNYMLDGDIQARDFIATNEVKENGAVNTHGFSQQQMAEVHESEHVREDVIAEESHGFLQPSVNDVQEHAPSSAEEPPEEPLKHTYASILQVAKGQVTPSVASQPSLKKSSSLDKEHSTPTNSQQTPTLNKAFERSETDAVEDITTAEDEGYYEIKSVYVRNLSPTVSASEIEEELKNFGRIRPDGVVIRSRKDVGVCYAFVEFEDMNGVHNAIKAGSVEVAGRQVYIEERRPNSNIPSRGGRRGRGRSSYQSETQRGRFGPRSYGRGNGQDGSEREYNKTRGNAFYRPTTRQERGY, from the exons ATGTCAATCAGTTTTACTGGAATTGGAATCAAGACAGTACAATGTCTGGAATCTTGGAGTGGTGGCGTTCTTATATCGGTTTTTGGTTCTGCGCAACATAAGGGCTACAGTGTGAGGAGGAAATTTACGCAGTTATTCTTCCTTGCACCCCAAGAAAAGGGCTTCTTTGTGCTCAATGATATTTTTCACTTTGTTGAGGAGGAGCCAGTTCATAATCTACAACCTGTATTTTTGGCTCAGAGAGACTCAAAATTGAATGCTCCCAGCACAATGAATAAACCAG TTTCCAACTACATGTTGGATGGAGATATACAGGCAAGGGACTTCATTGCTACAAATGAGGTCAAAGAAAATGGCGCAGTCAATACTCATGGATTTTCACAGCAACAAATGGCAGAAGTCCATGAATCTGAACATGTTCGGGAAGATGTTATCGCTGAAGAGTCACATGGTTTTCTTCAACCTTCTGTGAATGATGTACAAGAACACGCACCTTCTTCTGCCGAAGAACCTCCTGAGGAGCCCCTAAAACATACTTATGCTTCCATC TTACAGGTTGCTAAAGGACAAGTTACACCATCTGTAGCTTCTCAGCCATCTCTGAAGAAATCGTCTTCTTTGGACAAGGAGCATTCTACACCAACTAATAGTCAGCAAACACCTACATTGAATAAAGCATTTGAAAGATCTGAAACTGATGCAGTGGAGGACATTACCACAGCTGAAGATGAAGGTTACT ATGAAATCAAATCTGTTTATGTGAGAAACTTGTCCCCTACCGTCTCTGCTTCTGAAATTGAAGAGGAATTGAAAAATTTTGGCAGGATTCGACCGGATGGTGTAGTCATAAGAAGTCGTAAG GACGTCGGAGTCTGCTATGCATTTGTTGAATTTGAAGATATGAATGGGGTTCACAATGCAATCAAG GCAGGATCTGTTGAAGTAGCAGGAAGACAAGTATACATCGAGGAACGAAGACCAAACAGTAACATCCCTTCCCGAGGAGGAA GGAGGGGCAGAGGAAGAAGTAGCTATCAATCAGAGACACAGAGAGGGCGTTTTGGTCCAAGAAGCTATGGCAGGGGAAATGGGCAAGATGGAAGTGAAAGAGAGTACAACAAAACTAGAGGAAACGCTTTCTATAGACCCACTACCCGCCAAGAGAGGGGATATTGA
- the LOC114190721 gene encoding putative G3BP-like protein isoform X4 gives MATPFPFPLSATQVGTYFVGQYYHVLETKPELVYQFYSDASTMVRIDGNARDTANAMLQIHALIMSISFTGIGIKTVQCLESWSGGVLISVFGSAQHKGYSVRRKFTQLFFLAPQEKGFFVLNDIFHFVEEEPVHNLQPVFLAQRDSKLNAPSTMNKPVSNYMLDGDIQARDFIATNEVKENGAVNTHGFSQQQMAEVHESEHVREDVIAEESHGFLQPSVNDVQEHAPSSAEEPPEEPLKHTYASIVAKGQVTPSVASQPSLKKSSSLDKEHSTPTNSQQTPTLNKAFERSETDAVEDITTAEDEDEIKSVYVRNLSPTVSASEIEEELKNFGRIRPDGVVIRSRKDVGVCYAFVEFEDMNGVHNAIKAGSVEVAGRQVYIEERRPNSNIPSRGGRRGRGRSSYQSETQRGRFGPRSYGRGNGQDGSEREYNKTRGNAFYRPTTRQERGY, from the exons ATGGCCACACCCTTTCCATTTCCCCTCTCCGCTACGCAG GTGGGTACTTACTTTGTGGGGCAGTACTACCATGTTCTTGAGACCAAGCCCGAGTTGGTGTATCAGTTCTACTCTGACGCCAGCACTATGGTACGCATTGATGGCAACGCCAGGGACACTGCCAATGCAATGCTG CAAATCCACGCGCTTATTATGTCAATCAGTTTTACTGGAATTGGAATCAAGACAGTACAATGTCTGGAATCTTGGAGTGGTGGCGTTCTTATATCGGTTTTTGGTTCTGCGCAACATAAGGGCTACAGTGTGAGGAGGAAATTTACGCAGTTATTCTTCCTTGCACCCCAAGAAAAGGGCTTCTTTGTGCTCAATGATATTTTTCACTTTGTTGAGGAGGAGCCAGTTCATAATCTACAACCTGTATTTTTGGCTCAGAGAGACTCAAAATTGAATGCTCCCAGCACAATGAATAAACCAG TTTCCAACTACATGTTGGATGGAGATATACAGGCAAGGGACTTCATTGCTACAAATGAGGTCAAAGAAAATGGCGCAGTCAATACTCATGGATTTTCACAGCAACAAATGGCAGAAGTCCATGAATCTGAACATGTTCGGGAAGATGTTATCGCTGAAGAGTCACATGGTTTTCTTCAACCTTCTGTGAATGATGTACAAGAACACGCACCTTCTTCTGCCGAAGAACCTCCTGAGGAGCCCCTAAAACATACTTATGCTTCCATC GTTGCTAAAGGACAAGTTACACCATCTGTAGCTTCTCAGCCATCTCTGAAGAAATCGTCTTCTTTGGACAAGGAGCATTCTACACCAACTAATAGTCAGCAAACACCTACATTGAATAAAGCATTTGAAAGATCTGAAACTGATGCAGTGGAGGACATTACCACAGCTGAAGATGAAG ATGAAATCAAATCTGTTTATGTGAGAAACTTGTCCCCTACCGTCTCTGCTTCTGAAATTGAAGAGGAATTGAAAAATTTTGGCAGGATTCGACCGGATGGTGTAGTCATAAGAAGTCGTAAG GACGTCGGAGTCTGCTATGCATTTGTTGAATTTGAAGATATGAATGGGGTTCACAATGCAATCAAG GCAGGATCTGTTGAAGTAGCAGGAAGACAAGTATACATCGAGGAACGAAGACCAAACAGTAACATCCCTTCCCGAGGAGGAA GGAGGGGCAGAGGAAGAAGTAGCTATCAATCAGAGACACAGAGAGGGCGTTTTGGTCCAAGAAGCTATGGCAGGGGAAATGGGCAAGATGGAAGTGAAAGAGAGTACAACAAAACTAGAGGAAACGCTTTCTATAGACCCACTACCCGCCAAGAGAGGGGATATTGA
- the LOC114190722 gene encoding uncharacterized protein LOC114190722 — MDGSKSVMEDDFESTTLHSAPSFAIYNNPDGDDGITQDEILKKTVLLGDNLEVTGSGEFSFENKKMDLIEEGENENDWSNGIQNLSIEEEDVEPASPPMYLASGLGVDADAGFDKLMDGDIFNPNLQESEDLEGYYKRMIDEYPCHPLLLKKYAQLLQSNGDLQEAEEYFLRATMADPNDSETLTQYAKLTWENHRDKDTALVYFERAVQAAPQDSHVLAAYASFLWKVEDFEDEDGKHEIQSEMKNQETELLKPSKETSDPISQLSVLSSRQEIDAAQITAANSGDESNFEDYLKKMIAENPNNPLFLKKYAQFLLQSKRDHQEAEDYYSRAIVADPSDGEIISEYAKLVWELHHDEEKASFLFEQAVQATPGDSNVLAAYTSFLWETDDGES, encoded by the exons ATGGACGGTTCCAAGTCAGTGATGGAGGATGACTTTGAATCAACAACCTTGCATTCAGCTCCATCATTTGCAATATACAACAACCCTGATGGAGATGATGGCATCACCCAAGatgaaattttgaagaaaactgTTTTGTTGGGAGACAATTTGGAAGTCACGGGCAGTGGTGAGTTCAGTTTTGAGAACAAGAAGATGGATTTGATTGAGGAAGGTGAGAATGAGAATGATTGGTCCAATGGGATTCAGAATTTGAGTATTGAAGAGGAAGATGTTGAACCAGCAAGTCCTCCCATGTATCTTGCATCAGGGCTTGGGGTTGATGCTGACGCAGGATTTGATAAACTCATGGATGGTGATATATTTAATCCCAACTTGCAAGAAAGTGAGGATCTTGAAGGGTATTACAAGAGGATGATTGATGAGTATCCCTGCCACCCTTTGCTTCTCAAAAAGTATGCGCAGCTTTTACAA TCTAACGGAGACCTTCAAGAGGCTGAAGAATACTTTCTTCGTGCTACCATGGCAGATCCTAATGACAGTGAAACCTTGACGCAGTATGCGAAGCTAACGTGGGAGAATCATCGTGACAAGGATACAGCATTAGTCTATTTTGAACGTGCAGTTCAAGCTGCACCTCAAGACAG CCATGTTCTTGCAGCATATGCTAGTTTTCTCTGGAAAGTCGAAGATTTTGaggatgaagatggaaaacaTGAAATTCAG AGTGAGATGAAAAATCAAGAGACCGAACTTTTGAAGCCCTCCAAAGAAACAAGTGATCCAATCAGCCAACTTTCAGTTCTTTCAAGTAGACAGGAGATTGATGCAGCACAAATTACAGCAGCTAATAGTGGTGACGAAAGTAATTTTGAAGATTATTTGAAGAAGATGATTGCTGAAAATCCAAATAATCCTTTGTTTCTGAAAAAGTATGCTCAGTTTCTGTTGCAG TCCAAGAGAGATCATCAAGAAGCAGAGGATTACTATTCACGTGCAATAGTAGCTGATCCCAGTGACGGTGAAATTATATCAGAATATGCCAAGCTAGTATGGGAACTTCATCATGATGAGGAAAAagcttcatttttatttgagcAAGCAGTTCAGGCTACTCCAGGGGATAG CAATGTTCTGGCAGCATATACGTCGTTTCTGTGGGAAACAGATGATGGGGAAAGCTGA
- the LOC114190719 gene encoding serine/arginine repetitive matrix protein 1-like, which yields MSQIMPPFQLLELSVISAQDLAPVGRTMRTYAVSWVHPDRKLSTCVDTQGHNNPTWNDKFVFRVDEEFLCSDSSAIMIEIYALHWFKDIHVGTVRVLVGNLAPPPSRPSQTHRTPLGTRFVALQVRRPSGRPQGILNIGFTILDGSMHNMPLYTHNPSAVGYRHLMGEKDAYDSHNHLSPHVLAGATPKPELRRSKSDTSSVVASEAVARQHRAKANHNRANSNISAYQVNLDNTKKGKKKKSRSPSNINEETCSMLSDTVQPWKIKSGKTSPHEDDILHVEEISPLQHYRNDVVYEDVHNQHHDHDAHSDANSDSDVSIGENNFVTEAMEEEYVPVNNVTYEVCATPQHQFRNSPAPHYINSPAPQFRNSPARQHMSSPAPQFKNSPAPQYMNSPALQYKNSPKPHYMSSPAPQFKNSPAPHYMSSPAPQFKNSPAPQFKNSPKPQYMNSPKPQYMNSPVPQFKNSPAPQYVSSPAPQFKNLQNAQYIASPKPQYLASPKPQYLASPKPQFRNSPAVVAPQFRASPTVSNLNPNRGTPMHTYGKVNGGMEYMTPRRSNLGNMGQMVMTESELGPSPSEVAAAIARKPIIDEGENEMAGGWSLDGSMEGLQSKMERWRSDLPPVVDQGELSSHRSSSTKTSRHSRRHTDGGSTPGGGGGGSGSGGGSGGKGKGKGRSGAGLFSCFSKICGVECYVGCGSDSKGKKGGRRRSSSMEDNTSSLL from the coding sequence ATGTCTCAAATCATGCCACCTTTCCAGTTATTGGAACTCAGCGTCATTTCGGCTCAGGACCTGGCTCCGGTGGGTCGCACCATGCGGACCTACGCGGTTTCATGGGTCCACCCGGACCGGAAGCTCTCCACGTGCGTCGACACGCAGGGCCACAATAACCCGACGTGGAACGACAAGTTCGTCTTCCGCGTCGACGAGGAATTTCTTTGCTCCGATTCCTCCGCCATCATGATTGAGATCTACGCGCTACATTGGTTCAAAGACATCCACGTCGGCACCGTTCGCGTCCTCGTCGGAAACCTCGCTCCTCCACCCTCGCGCCCCTCCCAGACCCACCGCACCCCGCTAGGCACGCGCTTCGTCGCGCTCCAGGTCCGCCGCCCCTCCGGCCGCCCCCAGGGGATCCTCAACATCGGCTTCACCATCCTCGACGGCTCCATGCACAACATGCCGCTCTACACTCACAACCCATCCGCCGTCGGCTACCGCCACCTTATGGGAGAGAAGGACGCCTACGACAGCCATAACCATCTCAGCCCCCACGTCCTCGCCGGCGCCACCCCCAAGCCTGAGCTCCGCCGCTCCAAGAGCGACACAAGCTCCGTGGTGGCCTCGGAAGCCGTGGCGCGGCAGCACCGAGCCAAGGCCAACCATAACAGAGCGAACTCCAACATTTCAGCATACCAAGTTAACTTGGATAACACgaagaaaggaaagaagaagaagtcgAGGTCTCCGAGTAACATCAACGAGGAAACATGCTCTATGCTCAGCGACACCGTTCAGCCCTGGAAGATTAAGAGCGGAAAAACGAGTCCTCATGAGGACGATATACTCCACGTGGAGGAGATTTCGCCACTTCAGCACTACCGCAACGACGTCGTTTACGAAGATGTTCATAACCAGCACCATGACCACGACGCGCATTCCGACGCTAACTCCGATTCCGACGTTAGCATTGGCGAAAACAACTTCGTTACCGAGGCCATGGAGGAAGAATACGTGCCAGTTAACAACGTTACGTACGAAGTTTGCGCCACCCCCCAACACCAGTTCCGAAACTCTCCGGCGCCACACTATATAAATTCGCCCGCACCACAGTTCAGGAATTCTCCGGCAAGGCAGCATATGAGCTCGCCAGCACCGCAATTTAAGAACTCGCCCGCGCCACAGTATATGAACTCTCCGGCACTGCAGTATAAGAATTCTCCTAAACCACATTATATGAGCTCTCCGGCGCCGCAGTTTAAGAATTCTCCGGCACCACATTATATGAGCTCTCCAGCGCCGCAGTTTAAGAATTCTCCGGCGCCCCAGTTCAAGAATTCTCCGAAACCGCAGTATATGAATTCTCCGAAACCGCAGTATATGAATTCTCCTGTGCCACAATTTAAGAACTCTCCGGCACCGCAGTACGTCAGTTCTCCGGCGCCGCAGTTTAAGAATTTGCAGAATGCGCAGTACATAGCATCTCCGAAGCCGCAATATTTAGCGTCTCCGAAGCCGCAATATTTAGCATCTCCAAAGCCGCAGTTTCGAAACTCACCGGCGGTGGTGGCGCCGCAGTTCCGGGCGTCGCCGACGGTATCGAATCTCAATCCGAACAGGGGGACGCCGATGCATACGTACGGGAAGGTGAACGGGGGGATGGAGTACATGACGCCAAGGAGGTCAAACTTGGGGAACATGGGACAGATGGTGATGACGGAGTCGGAGCTGGGACCGTCTCCGTCGGAGGTGGCCGCGGCGATAGCGAGAAAGCCAATTATTGACGAGGGGGAAAACGAGATGGCGGGAGGGTGGAGCTTGGACGGGAGCATGGAAGGGTTACAGTCGAAGATGGAAAGGTGGCGGTCAGACCTGCCGCCAGTGGTTGATCAGGGCGAGCTCTCAAGCCACCGGTCGTCGAGCACAAAGACAAGCCGCCACTCCCGGAGGCACACCGACGGTGGTAGTACACCGGGTGGAGGCGGAGGCGGTAGCGGGAGTGGGGGTGGGAGCGGGGGTAAGGGTAAGGGTAAGGGTCGTAGTGGGGCTGGGTTGTTCTCATGCTTTAGTAAGATCTGCGGTGTTGAATGCTACGTTGGTTGCGGCAGCGATTCTAAAGGAAAGAAGGGCGGCCGCCGCCGCTCGTCCTCCATGGAAGACAATACCAGCAGCCTTCTCTGA
- the LOC114190721 gene encoding putative G3BP-like protein isoform X1: MATPFPFPLSATQVGTYFVGQYYHVLETKPELVYQFYSDASTMVRIDGNARDTANAMLQIHALIMSISFTGIGIKTVQCLESWSGGVLISVFGSAQHKGYSVRRKFTQLFFLAPQEKGFFVLNDIFHFVEEEPVHNLQPVFLAQRDSKLNAPSTMNKPVSNYMLDGDIQARDFIATNEVKENGAVNTHGFSQQQMAEVHESEHVREDVIAEESHGFLQPSVNDVQEHAPSSAEEPPEEPLKHTYASILQVAKGQVTPSVASQPSLKKSSSLDKEHSTPTNSQQTPTLNKAFERSETDAVEDITTAEDEGYYEIKSVYVRNLSPTVSASEIEEELKNFGRIRPDGVVIRSRKDVGVCYAFVEFEDMNGVHNAIKAGSVEVAGRQVYIEERRPNSNIPSRGGRRGRGRSSYQSETQRGRFGPRSYGRGNGQDGSEREYNKTRGNAFYRPTTRQERGY, translated from the exons ATGGCCACACCCTTTCCATTTCCCCTCTCCGCTACGCAG GTGGGTACTTACTTTGTGGGGCAGTACTACCATGTTCTTGAGACCAAGCCCGAGTTGGTGTATCAGTTCTACTCTGACGCCAGCACTATGGTACGCATTGATGGCAACGCCAGGGACACTGCCAATGCAATGCTG CAAATCCACGCGCTTATTATGTCAATCAGTTTTACTGGAATTGGAATCAAGACAGTACAATGTCTGGAATCTTGGAGTGGTGGCGTTCTTATATCGGTTTTTGGTTCTGCGCAACATAAGGGCTACAGTGTGAGGAGGAAATTTACGCAGTTATTCTTCCTTGCACCCCAAGAAAAGGGCTTCTTTGTGCTCAATGATATTTTTCACTTTGTTGAGGAGGAGCCAGTTCATAATCTACAACCTGTATTTTTGGCTCAGAGAGACTCAAAATTGAATGCTCCCAGCACAATGAATAAACCAG TTTCCAACTACATGTTGGATGGAGATATACAGGCAAGGGACTTCATTGCTACAAATGAGGTCAAAGAAAATGGCGCAGTCAATACTCATGGATTTTCACAGCAACAAATGGCAGAAGTCCATGAATCTGAACATGTTCGGGAAGATGTTATCGCTGAAGAGTCACATGGTTTTCTTCAACCTTCTGTGAATGATGTACAAGAACACGCACCTTCTTCTGCCGAAGAACCTCCTGAGGAGCCCCTAAAACATACTTATGCTTCCATC TTACAGGTTGCTAAAGGACAAGTTACACCATCTGTAGCTTCTCAGCCATCTCTGAAGAAATCGTCTTCTTTGGACAAGGAGCATTCTACACCAACTAATAGTCAGCAAACACCTACATTGAATAAAGCATTTGAAAGATCTGAAACTGATGCAGTGGAGGACATTACCACAGCTGAAGATGAAGGTTACT ATGAAATCAAATCTGTTTATGTGAGAAACTTGTCCCCTACCGTCTCTGCTTCTGAAATTGAAGAGGAATTGAAAAATTTTGGCAGGATTCGACCGGATGGTGTAGTCATAAGAAGTCGTAAG GACGTCGGAGTCTGCTATGCATTTGTTGAATTTGAAGATATGAATGGGGTTCACAATGCAATCAAG GCAGGATCTGTTGAAGTAGCAGGAAGACAAGTATACATCGAGGAACGAAGACCAAACAGTAACATCCCTTCCCGAGGAGGAA GGAGGGGCAGAGGAAGAAGTAGCTATCAATCAGAGACACAGAGAGGGCGTTTTGGTCCAAGAAGCTATGGCAGGGGAAATGGGCAAGATGGAAGTGAAAGAGAGTACAACAAAACTAGAGGAAACGCTTTCTATAGACCCACTACCCGCCAAGAGAGGGGATATTGA
- the LOC114190721 gene encoding putative G3BP-like protein isoform X3, which translates to MATPFPFPLSATQVGTYFVGQYYHVLETKPELVYQFYSDASTMVRIDGNARDTANAMLQIHALIMSISFTGIGIKTVQCLESWSGGVLISVFGSAQHKGYSVRRKFTQLFFLAPQEKGFFVLNDIFHFVEEEPVHNLQPVFLAQRDSKLNAPSTMNKPVSNYMLDGDIQARDFIATNEVKENGAVNTHGFSQQQMAEVHESEHVREDVIAEESHGFLQPSVNDVQEHAPSSAEEPPEEPLKHTYASIVAKGQVTPSVASQPSLKKSSSLDKEHSTPTNSQQTPTLNKAFERSETDAVEDITTAEDEGYYEIKSVYVRNLSPTVSASEIEEELKNFGRIRPDGVVIRSRKDVGVCYAFVEFEDMNGVHNAIKAGSVEVAGRQVYIEERRPNSNIPSRGGRRGRGRSSYQSETQRGRFGPRSYGRGNGQDGSEREYNKTRGNAFYRPTTRQERGY; encoded by the exons ATGGCCACACCCTTTCCATTTCCCCTCTCCGCTACGCAG GTGGGTACTTACTTTGTGGGGCAGTACTACCATGTTCTTGAGACCAAGCCCGAGTTGGTGTATCAGTTCTACTCTGACGCCAGCACTATGGTACGCATTGATGGCAACGCCAGGGACACTGCCAATGCAATGCTG CAAATCCACGCGCTTATTATGTCAATCAGTTTTACTGGAATTGGAATCAAGACAGTACAATGTCTGGAATCTTGGAGTGGTGGCGTTCTTATATCGGTTTTTGGTTCTGCGCAACATAAGGGCTACAGTGTGAGGAGGAAATTTACGCAGTTATTCTTCCTTGCACCCCAAGAAAAGGGCTTCTTTGTGCTCAATGATATTTTTCACTTTGTTGAGGAGGAGCCAGTTCATAATCTACAACCTGTATTTTTGGCTCAGAGAGACTCAAAATTGAATGCTCCCAGCACAATGAATAAACCAG TTTCCAACTACATGTTGGATGGAGATATACAGGCAAGGGACTTCATTGCTACAAATGAGGTCAAAGAAAATGGCGCAGTCAATACTCATGGATTTTCACAGCAACAAATGGCAGAAGTCCATGAATCTGAACATGTTCGGGAAGATGTTATCGCTGAAGAGTCACATGGTTTTCTTCAACCTTCTGTGAATGATGTACAAGAACACGCACCTTCTTCTGCCGAAGAACCTCCTGAGGAGCCCCTAAAACATACTTATGCTTCCATC GTTGCTAAAGGACAAGTTACACCATCTGTAGCTTCTCAGCCATCTCTGAAGAAATCGTCTTCTTTGGACAAGGAGCATTCTACACCAACTAATAGTCAGCAAACACCTACATTGAATAAAGCATTTGAAAGATCTGAAACTGATGCAGTGGAGGACATTACCACAGCTGAAGATGAAGGTTACT ATGAAATCAAATCTGTTTATGTGAGAAACTTGTCCCCTACCGTCTCTGCTTCTGAAATTGAAGAGGAATTGAAAAATTTTGGCAGGATTCGACCGGATGGTGTAGTCATAAGAAGTCGTAAG GACGTCGGAGTCTGCTATGCATTTGTTGAATTTGAAGATATGAATGGGGTTCACAATGCAATCAAG GCAGGATCTGTTGAAGTAGCAGGAAGACAAGTATACATCGAGGAACGAAGACCAAACAGTAACATCCCTTCCCGAGGAGGAA GGAGGGGCAGAGGAAGAAGTAGCTATCAATCAGAGACACAGAGAGGGCGTTTTGGTCCAAGAAGCTATGGCAGGGGAAATGGGCAAGATGGAAGTGAAAGAGAGTACAACAAAACTAGAGGAAACGCTTTCTATAGACCCACTACCCGCCAAGAGAGGGGATATTGA
- the LOC114190721 gene encoding putative G3BP-like protein isoform X2 → MATPFPFPLSATQVGTYFVGQYYHVLETKPELVYQFYSDASTMVRIDGNARDTANAMLQIHALIMSISFTGIGIKTVQCLESWSGGVLISVFGSAQHKGYSVRRKFTQLFFLAPQEKGFFVLNDIFHFVEEEPVHNLQPVFLAQRDSKLNAPSTMNKPVSNYMLDGDIQARDFIATNEVKENGAVNTHGFSQQQMAEVHESEHVREDVIAEESHGFLQPSVNDVQEHAPSSAEEPPEEPLKHTYASILQVAKGQVTPSVASQPSLKKSSSLDKEHSTPTNSQQTPTLNKAFERSETDAVEDITTAEDEDEIKSVYVRNLSPTVSASEIEEELKNFGRIRPDGVVIRSRKDVGVCYAFVEFEDMNGVHNAIKAGSVEVAGRQVYIEERRPNSNIPSRGGRRGRGRSSYQSETQRGRFGPRSYGRGNGQDGSEREYNKTRGNAFYRPTTRQERGY, encoded by the exons ATGGCCACACCCTTTCCATTTCCCCTCTCCGCTACGCAG GTGGGTACTTACTTTGTGGGGCAGTACTACCATGTTCTTGAGACCAAGCCCGAGTTGGTGTATCAGTTCTACTCTGACGCCAGCACTATGGTACGCATTGATGGCAACGCCAGGGACACTGCCAATGCAATGCTG CAAATCCACGCGCTTATTATGTCAATCAGTTTTACTGGAATTGGAATCAAGACAGTACAATGTCTGGAATCTTGGAGTGGTGGCGTTCTTATATCGGTTTTTGGTTCTGCGCAACATAAGGGCTACAGTGTGAGGAGGAAATTTACGCAGTTATTCTTCCTTGCACCCCAAGAAAAGGGCTTCTTTGTGCTCAATGATATTTTTCACTTTGTTGAGGAGGAGCCAGTTCATAATCTACAACCTGTATTTTTGGCTCAGAGAGACTCAAAATTGAATGCTCCCAGCACAATGAATAAACCAG TTTCCAACTACATGTTGGATGGAGATATACAGGCAAGGGACTTCATTGCTACAAATGAGGTCAAAGAAAATGGCGCAGTCAATACTCATGGATTTTCACAGCAACAAATGGCAGAAGTCCATGAATCTGAACATGTTCGGGAAGATGTTATCGCTGAAGAGTCACATGGTTTTCTTCAACCTTCTGTGAATGATGTACAAGAACACGCACCTTCTTCTGCCGAAGAACCTCCTGAGGAGCCCCTAAAACATACTTATGCTTCCATC TTACAGGTTGCTAAAGGACAAGTTACACCATCTGTAGCTTCTCAGCCATCTCTGAAGAAATCGTCTTCTTTGGACAAGGAGCATTCTACACCAACTAATAGTCAGCAAACACCTACATTGAATAAAGCATTTGAAAGATCTGAAACTGATGCAGTGGAGGACATTACCACAGCTGAAGATGAAG ATGAAATCAAATCTGTTTATGTGAGAAACTTGTCCCCTACCGTCTCTGCTTCTGAAATTGAAGAGGAATTGAAAAATTTTGGCAGGATTCGACCGGATGGTGTAGTCATAAGAAGTCGTAAG GACGTCGGAGTCTGCTATGCATTTGTTGAATTTGAAGATATGAATGGGGTTCACAATGCAATCAAG GCAGGATCTGTTGAAGTAGCAGGAAGACAAGTATACATCGAGGAACGAAGACCAAACAGTAACATCCCTTCCCGAGGAGGAA GGAGGGGCAGAGGAAGAAGTAGCTATCAATCAGAGACACAGAGAGGGCGTTTTGGTCCAAGAAGCTATGGCAGGGGAAATGGGCAAGATGGAAGTGAAAGAGAGTACAACAAAACTAGAGGAAACGCTTTCTATAGACCCACTACCCGCCAAGAGAGGGGATATTGA